A portion of the Stigmatella aurantiaca DW4/3-1 genome contains these proteins:
- the tnpA gene encoding IS66 family insertion sequence element accessory protein TnpA: protein MTTSAETTKTEEPGWLAAARQPRWTPEIAAEVVRAWQKEGGAQSAFMRKHGLPRERLRFWSRRRAEWEQKEKPAMGFVPVEVTPEAPSQRRQGVGEAVVVEVKGVRVRVEGGASQELVERVLRALQRVQGC, encoded by the coding sequence ATGACGACCAGCGCAGAGACGACAAAGACAGAAGAGCCAGGGTGGTTGGCAGCGGCCCGACAACCGAGGTGGACGCCGGAAATAGCAGCCGAGGTGGTACGAGCCTGGCAGAAGGAAGGAGGAGCGCAGAGCGCGTTCATGCGCAAGCACGGGCTGCCCCGAGAGAGGCTGCGATTCTGGTCGAGGAGGCGCGCAGAGTGGGAGCAGAAAGAGAAACCTGCAATGGGCTTCGTGCCGGTGGAGGTGACGCCGGAGGCACCGAGTCAAAGGAGGCAGGGAGTTGGGGAGGCGGTAGTGGTGGAAGTGAAGGGAGTGAGGGTGAGGGTGGAGGGGGGAGCCAGCCAGGAGTTGGTGGAGCGGGTGCTGAGAGCTCTCCAGCGGGTGCAAGGATGCTGA